The following are encoded in a window of Sminthopsis crassicaudata isolate SCR6 chromosome 3, ASM4859323v1, whole genome shotgun sequence genomic DNA:
- the DKKL1 gene encoding dickkopf-like protein 1 has product MWPQPLLPLLLLLLAATPEDRAAPVSVPERAHGHGHAPGGPDTSEGPELGSMGLLGIHSLLRSLNRLLLREDLLRGVDSLMTPSVDFRSLPANYHNEDQKQRHLGNSTLYSHHQIDKVTDNRTGDVMISEKVVAAIEPSEGNVEDDWKVPEDEENEPSQTLPSPGLSGFHGDTQPKVAFWIVRLPHQLARGESRAGSRWLSEKRHRLQAIRDGLREGAHEEVPLRLRPAPRRAHFLYLLRPPRQL; this is encoded by the exons ATGTGGCCGCAGCCCCTGCTGCCGCTGCTGCTCCTGCTCTTGGCAGCTACCCCCGAGGACCGAGCGGCGCCCGTCTCCGTCCCGGAGCGTGCCCACGGGCACGGCCACGCCCCCGGGGGGCCCGACACTTCCGAGGGGCCGGAGCTGGGTTCCATGGGCCTGCTGGGCATCCACAGCCTCCTCCGCAGCCTCAACCGCCTCCTGCTCCGG GAGGATCTGCTTCGGGGTGTGGACAGCCTCATGACACCTTCGGTGGATTTTCGGAGCCTCCCAGCCAATTACCACAATGAGGACCAGAAACAACGCCACTTGGGTAACAGCACTCTCTACAGCCACCACCAGATAGACAAG GTGACTGATAATCGGACCGGAGACgtaatgatttcagagaaggtgGTGGCTGCCATTGAGCCTTCAGAAGGGAATGTGGAGGATGACTGGAAG GTGCCCGAGGACGAAGAGAATGAACCATCCCAGACTCTCCCTAGCCCTGGACTGAGCGGCTTCCACGGCGATACCCAGCCCAAAGTGGCCTTCTGGATTGTCAGGCTGCCCCATCAGTTGGCCCGGGGTGAGAGCAGGGCTGGGAGCCGCTGGCTCAGCGAGAAACGGCACCGGCTTCAGGCCATCCGGGACGGGCTTCGGGAGGGAGCCCACGAGGAAGTCCCCTTGCGCCTTCGCCCGGCACCTCGCCGGGCCCATTTCCTCTACCTGCTAAGGCCCCCCCGGCAGCTGTAG